Part of the Methylomonas rapida genome is shown below.
TCCAGCCTTCACGTATGTGCTCAAGTCTATGCCGCACTCATCGGGGCGCAGCACTTTTTTGATGACATAATCACGGCCATCGACATTCTGACTCAACATGGCCAGGTCGACCACGAACTCAAGGCAGGGCTGGTTTAGCTTTTCCTGCAATATCATGATTTTGGGTTTCAGCTTGACCTTGGGATTGACTTCAAGCACCAGGGCGACCTGCCCACTGGCCAATTCCACTATGCTGCCTGCCGGATAAATCCCCAGGCATTCGATGAATTTCATCGTCAACGCGGAATCGAGATGGCTGCCTGCCGCATCGGTCAGAATTTTAATGCTCTCCAGATGCGACTTGCCGGGCTTATAGATGCGATCACTGCTGACCGCATCGTACATGTCGGCAATCGCCACGATACGCGAATACGGCGTAATTTGTTCACCCTTCAATTGCCGCGGATAACCCGTTCCGTCAATACGTTCATGATGCATGTGAGCCACGTCGATCGCCCCCGCATATATGCCGCTGGTTCTCATCAACAAGCTCCAGCCCTTGGCGGCATGGCTTTGCATCACGGGCAATTCTTCGGGCGTCAGCCGGCCCGGTTTATTCAAAATTTCCAGCGGCACCAGCATCTTGCCCATGTCGTGCATCATGCCGCACAATCCGACGTTATTCAGCTCGTCGAGCGATAGATTGATCTGCCTGCCCAATGCAATCGAAAAAACGCAGACATTCATGCTGTGCTGCGCGGTATATTCATCGCGTTTTTTCAATTGCGTCATCAACATCAAGGCATCCGGCGCATTGAGAATGCTATCCACGCAAGCCGCCACGGCTTTCTTCGCAACCATCACATCGATAGGGCGACCCAGCCGCACTTCTTCCATGAAGCTTTTCACCAGCGAACTGGTTTTGTGGTAAATATTCTCGGCTCTTTTGATTTCCTGAGCAAAAGATTTCCGCTTTTCCGGCGGCTTGACATGGTCCAGATAGTCCTTGGTATAGGCTGTGCCGCGCGCAACATAACGCGGCACCTGGGTCTGTTTACTGACGTCGATGTACACGAAATCACACTGCTTTTGCACGGCATCGATGTCAGCTTGAGTTTTCAACTCAAAACCTTGAAACAGAAAATTGGTTTCCAGCCACGGTCTATCCAGTTTGGACACGAACATGCCGATTTTCAGATCCTTTACATTGATCTGTACCAGGTCGATCGTATCAATCGTTAGGTTGTGAATTCCGTTCGTCATAAAAACTCAATCACTTTAATTGATGAAACCAAACATAAAACGGATTAAAACGCGCAAATTGATTCGCCTGCAAATTGGCTTGCCGTAAAAATCCTCTCAGGCCCAAATTCTTAGTGGAAAAGCTAAGGAATGTGTGAGAAATAAGCTCGACAATGGTAGGCGCGGATAAAGCCCCACCTACACCGAATCCTTGCATAGATTATTTCATGTTCATTCCTAAAGGCTTTTCACGCCAGTCAGTACTCTGGCCTGCCATAGCTTCAGCTATGGCCGAATAGCGCTGGCGTTTTTGGCTGTTATGGCAGTCTCATAATGATGGCTTCGCCCTGCCGGCGACTGCCGCAGCGCCGGCCAAGATTATAATGCCCCGCAAAACTTGAATATCGGCTTTTTGCCCTATTCACCGGCAATGGCCATTTGCTCCAGTAACACCGATCCCACCCGGATATTACCGCGCAAATCTACGTCATTGCCAATCGCCACGACGTTGCGCAGCATGGTTTTCAAGTTGCCGGCAATCGTGATTTCCTGCACCGGATATTGAATCACACCGTTTTCAACCCAGAAACCGGAGGCGCCACGCGAATAATCGCCGGTGACACGGTTCACGCCCTGCCCCATCAATTCGGTAACCAGCAAGCCCGTATCCAATAGTTTCAGCATGCCGGCGAAATCGTTGTCGCCGGCCTCTACGATGATGTTATGCACCCCACCGGCATTACCGGTGCTTTTCATGCCGAGCTTGCGAGCCGAATAGGTACTGAGGATATACGAGCGCAAAACCCCGTCTTTGACGATGTCGCGGGCCTGGGTGGCCACGCCTTCGGCGTCGTAACTGGCGCTACCCAGTCCGCCCACCAACAAAGGCTGTTCCTGTATGCGCACGAAATCCGGCATCACCTGGGTATCGAGACTATCCAGCAAAAACGACGATTTGCGATACAAGCTGCTGCCGCTGATGGCGCCCAACAACGCGCCAATCAAGCCCGAGGCCATTTCCGGCGCAAACATTACCGGACATTGGCGGGTGCTGAGACTGCGGGCGCCTATCCTCGCCACCGTACGTTCGGCCGCCATTTCGCCGACCTGCTGCGCGGATTCCAGCAGCGCCGCGTTGCGCGCCACGCTATACCAGTAGTCGCGTTGCATCGCATCGCCGCTGCCAGCCAACACTGAACAACTGATGGAATGTCGACTGGATTGGTAGCCTTGCAAAAAACCCAGCGAATTGCCAAACACCCGGGTACCTTGATGGGTACTGACCGAAGCCCCCTCCGAATTGCTGATGGCGGCATCGTAATGGCGGGCGGCATTTTCGCATTCGATGGCGAGTCCAATGGCTTTTTCGGCGTTAATGCCCCAAGGATGATACAAATCCAATTCGGGAAAATCGGTCGCCAGCTGGTCGGGATCGGGCAAGCCGGCGTATTCATCGTCACTGGCGTAACGAGCGATACTGCAAGCGGCCTTGACGGTTTCCTTCAAGGAGTCGGGCGAGACGTCGTTGGTGCTGGCCGTACCTTTTTTTTGCCCGAAATATACCGTAACGCCTATGCCCTGATCGCAATGGTATTCGACGGTTTCCACGTCGCCCAACCGCGCGGACACCGACAAGCCGTTGTCTATGCTACACGCCGCTTCGGCGGCACTGGCGCCTTGTTGTTTGGCTTCGTCCAGCAACTGCTGTACGACATCTTTTAAACGATTGATTTCTTGTTGATTTTGCAAGATGACTTCTCTTTGATTGCTGATTTAGGTCCTGCATGCGACCTAAAAAATACTTAAACGCTGGTCCCGCCGACGGTCAAACCGTCGATTTTCAACGTGGGCTGCCCAACACCGACCGGCACACTCTGGCCTTCCTTGCCGCAGGTGCCGACGCCGCTATCCAGTTGCATATCGTTACCGACCATGGAAACCTTGGTCAAAACGTCTGGGCCATTGCCTATCAAGGTAGCCCCCTTGACCGGCCGGGTAATCTTGCCGTTTTCGATCAGGTAGGCTTCGCTGGCCGAAAACACGAATTTGCCGGACGTGATGTCCACCTGGCCGCCGCCGAAATTACGCGCATACAGGCCTTTTTTCACCGACCGCATGATTTCTTCGGGATCGCTTTCGCCAGGCAGCATATAGGTGTTGGTCATGCGCGGCATCGGCAGATGCGCGTAGGATTCACGCCGGCCGTTGCCGGTAGGCTTGACGCCCATCAGGCGCGCGTTCAGCTTGTCCTGCATATAGCCTTTCAGAATGCCTCTTTCGATCAACACGGTGTTTTCGGTCGGCGTGCCTTCGTCGTCTATGCTCAAGGAACCACGGCGTCCAGGCAAGGTGCCGTCATCCACCACGGTGCAAAGATCGGAGGCCACGCGCTCGCCGACCCGACCACTGAACGCGGACGTGCCCTTGCGGTTGAAATCGCCTTCCAGACCATGCCCTATGGCTTCATGCAACAAAATACCGGGCCAACCGGGACCGAGCACGACGATCATGTTACCGGCCGGTGCCTCTTCCGCCTGCAAATTGATTTGAGCTTGCCGCACGGCTTCGCGTCCGTATTCGAACGCCCTGTCGCTGTCGAGAAAATAACTGTAATCGCTACGCGCGCCGCCCCCCATGCTACCCTGCTCGCGCCTGCCGTTTTCCACCATGATGACGCTGACGTTCATCCGCACCAGCGGCCGGACATCGGCCATTAACGAACCATCCGGATTCGCCACCAGAACGCTGTCATAAACGCCGGCCAGGCTGATCATCACTTCCTCGATACGGCTGTCCAGCTTGCGGGTTTCAGCATCGACCCGTTTCAATAAATCGATTTTTTCCTGATCGTCCAGGGATTTCAACGGATTGAAGGGTTCATAGAGTTTGGGCCAATTTTGCGGCGTTTCGATTTTGTGCCGCGCGTGTTGACCTTGCCTGACGATGGCTTTGACATTGTTCGCGGCCTCCAGCAATATCGGCAACTCGATGCGATCGCTGTAGGCAAAGCCGGTTTTGTCGCCGCTGACGACCCGCACGCCGGCGCCACGCTCGATCGAATGACTGCCTTCCTTGACGATACCGCCTTCCATGGACCAGGATTCGAAATGACTGGATTGAAAATAAATATCGGCCGCGTCGACCGGCGCGCTGAGCAGCGTAGCCATCACCCGGTCGATATCCTGCGTTTGCAGGCTATTGGCGGCGAGAATGGTCTGTTTGACTTGTTCTGATAAAGGCATGAGTACCACAAAAAATAAAGGTAAAGCGATTAGGTCACATCACAAAAAACGAAGCAATATAGGCCACGCTCAATGCGGTCACCACCAACGAGATCTTTTTGGTTAGGGTCAACGAAAGCCAATAGAGTTCCCACTCGGTTTTGCGCCGTACCCAAGAGTCGTTCGCAAATTGTTTGATCCGTTCCAGCCAACGCGGCAAGACGCGCCAAAAGCCATAAATCAAGCCGCAGGCTATCAGCACCAATATGTAAAAGGTAACGATCTGGCTGCCATGGCGGGTGGTATGGAACAAATGTTCGACACTATGCTCTATGCCCAGTTCGAACCATTCGTAAGCGATATGAATGAGCTCGAATATCAGATGTAACAGGCTCAAAACCCAATCGATCGTCACGTCATACATGACCACGGCCAACGCAACAACGGCCACCAGGATCAAATCAAGATTATTCTTTATCATGCCCATTCGCGACAACCCTAGCTCACACCGACTCCGGCACCATCCATTCTACTTTCCAGCTGCCCTGCCCGCCCGTCAAAACCTGATCCAGCCACGGTAACAGCGTTTCCGCCTGAGTTTGCAACTGCCAAGGCGGATTGATGAACAGCATACCAGACCCCGTCATGCCTCGCATCGAACCGTCAGGCGCGACACAATGCTCGATGCGTAACTGTTTGGGAATACCCGTGGCTTGCAAATTTTGTAACAACCTTTCGGTATTGCCGCGTTCGATAACCGGATACCACAAGCCGTAAATACCCGTGGCAAAACGGCGATGCGCGGTCTGGATGGCATCGACCACCTTGTTGAAATCGGATTTCACTTCATAGCTGGGATCGATCAGGATCAAGCCGCGCTTCTGAATCGGCGGCAGTTTTTGCGCCAGCCGTTGCAGGCCGTCTTCCTTCGCGACGTTGACCTGTTTGTCACCGGCAAAGAGTTGCTGCAGGCTTTCGTAATCACTGCCATGCAGTTCCGATAACAGCAACCTGTCCTGGGCACGAACCAAGCGCCGCACCAATTGCGGTGAACCGGGGTAACGCACCAATTGTTTGCCGGTATTTTCCGCCCGCACCGCAGCCAGATAATCCTTCAATTCTATCGGCGGCTGTTGATTCGCCCAAATCCTCGCAATGCCTTGTTGATACTCCTCGGTTTTCTGGGCGAATTCGGATTTGAACGAGTATTTGCCGGCACCCGCATGGGTATCGATATAAACAAAGGGTTTGTCTTTTTGCTTCAGGGCATTGATGACCAGTGCAATTAAGCTGTGCTTCAACACATCGGCAAAATTGCCGGCGTGAAAACCGTGGCGATAACTCAACATGATGGGATTCCGCTATTGAGGTGCATCAGACCAGTTTGGGTCTGAACATGAAGTAAATCGCCCCCAGCAAGCATAACCCCGCCCACAGGTAGTCGAGTTTCAAAGGCTCTTTCAGGTAAAACACCGAAAACGGTACGAACACGCTCAACGCGATCGCTTCCTGCATGATTTTCAGTTGACCGACGCTGAGCACCGAGTGCCCGATCCGGTTGGCCGGTACTTGTAACAAATATTCGAAAAAAGCCAATCCCCAGCTCAATAGCGCAGCGAACAGCCAATGCCTGTGATTGAGTTCCTTCAGATGGGCATACCAGGCAAACGTCATGAAGACATTGCTGCAAACCAGTAAACCGATGGACATTAAGACTGGATTCATGCCTGATTGATCGAATTGGATTGCCGATAATGTTGCTTGAGGCTGCCGACGGCTTTGCTGCGCAATTGCTGAATCGCCGCGCCGATTTGCGCGCCCTGCAAATGGGGTTGCAACACCGATCGCGTATCCACCGCCATCGCCGTTTTCACCGCCGCCTTGATGAAATCGGCTTGCGGATAGGCCGTTTGCTCGAAACCGGTGCGGCCTCGAGCATCGGCTTCACACGCCAGCAAAAACTCCGGCAATTGATTATCGGCCTTGAATGCGCCGATATTTTGCAGCATTTCGGTCAAGGTGTCGGGGCGCAATTCCAATACCCGATGACAATGTGTGTGATATTCCATCACTTGCGCGCATAAACTCTTCACCGTCTTGGGCACCCGTAAGCGCTGGCAAAATTGTTCCAAGACCGGCAAGCCTTTGCGTTCATGGCCATGATGGCTCGGCCAGTATTTTGGCTCGGTCAACGCCTTGCCTAGATCGTGCAGCAGCGCCGCCAGCCGCACTTCCGGCTTGCCGGACAGTTTTGCCGCCTGCGTCAACGCCATCAAACTATGCACGCCGGTGTCGATCTCGGGATGATATTTGGCCGGTTGCGGCACGCCGAACAACGCTTGAATTTCCGGAAATATCACCGCCAGAGCACCGCAGTCCTTCAAGGTTTGGAAAAACGCCGCGGGACTCGCTTCGGTCAAGGCTTTGTAAAGCTCGGCCCATACCCGCTCAGGCACCAAGTGATCGACTTCGCCGCTTTCCACCATATCTTGCATCAATTGCCTGGTTTCTTCCGCGACTTTAAACCCCAAATGCGCGTAGCGCGCCGCAAACCGGGCCACGCGCAAAATCCGCACCGGATCTTCGTTGAAAGCCGGGGAAACATGACGCAAGATACGATCACGCAAATCCCGCTGCCCCTGAAATGGATCGGCCAATACCCCCTCATCGTCGATCGCCATCGCATTGATGGTCAAGTCACGGCGCAGCAAATCTTCTTCCAATGTCACGCCTGGATTGGCGTCGACCGCAAAGCCCTTGTAACCGGGCGCCGTTTTGCGTTCGGTGCGAGCCAGGGCATATTCTTCATGGGTCTCTGGATGCAAGAATACCGGAAAATCCTTTCCAACCGGCTTATAACCCTGGGCCAGCATGGTTTCCGCCGTTGCGCCCACGACCAGCCAATCCCGTTCCAAAACCGGATAATCCAGCAAACGATCGCGTACCGCACCGCCAACCAGATAGATTTTCATGTAGCCTGACTCGCTGTTGTTGAATTTAAACGCACAGTATAAATGAGTCGTTATTATAGTGCTTTGCTTATTCCTACCCGATACCTTCAATCATGATGGAAGTTTTTTTCGCCAGCCTGGCACTAGGCCTATTGGCCGGCCTCAGCGCAGGATTATTCGGCATTGGCGGCGGCGCGCTGATCGTCCCCCTCCTCAGCTGGCTGCTGGCCTCCCAGGCTTTCAAGCCAGAGCATGTCATGCTCGTAGCCGTCGCCACCTCGCTGGCAACGGCCCTATTCACCTCAGCCGCCTCGGTACGCGCCCATCATAAACTCGGCAATATCGATTGGCACCGCGCCTTTCGCCTTGGCCCCAGTTTGTTGCTGGGCGCTGCCGGCGGCGCCATCGTCGCCGAAGATTTAAGCGCCGACAATCTGCGCTGGTTTTTCATCGGCTATTTGTTGTACACCAGCTTACGAATGGCTTTACCCAAAAAAAATGCCGCGACGGCGCATAAACCAAGACTATATCTGGATTTTCCGATGGGCTTGTTGATCGGCGTGCTATCGGCGATTCTCGGCATCGGTGGCGGCACGATGAGCGTGCCGTACCTGGCCGGCGGCGGTCTGGCGATGAAAAATGCCGTGGCCACCTCCTCCACCTGCGCCCTGCCCATCACGATTTCCGCGGCAGCAAGCTATATGGCCCTAGGCTGGCATGAACACGATTTACCGGCTGGCAGCCTGGGTTACATTTATCTTCCTGCCTTTGCCGGCATCGTCATGACCAGCATCTTTACCGCCCACCTTGGCGCCAAGCTGGCCCATCGTTTACCGGCGCACCAGCTCAAGCGCTACTTTGCCATCGTGCTGCTGCTGATCGCGATAAAAATGGCTTGGTAAACACAAGGAACTTAGTCTCAATACGCCGCTCATAGCTAGGCTGAACAGCGTTTGATTGCTCAGTTGCGCGAAAAAAAACTTCATCGTATACTTCGGGCAGCTTTGTTGATCAAGCTAGCACACAACAACAAACCTCTGGAGGGTATACAAATGAAATGGGAAACACCAGCTTACAACGACATGCGTTTCGGTTTTGAAGTCACCATGTACATCTACAACCGTTAATAGCAACGGCTGTTCACAAAAAGGGGCACAACCTGCCCCTTTTTTTTGCCTGCCGTTTTTGAATCCCGTATCATTTGGCGATTATCATTTCAAGCACCTCACATCATGAAGATCAGAGTTCTCGGCGCCGGCGCCGGCGGCGGATTTCCGCAGTGGAATTGCAATTGCAATAACTGTGGCCGCTTCCGCAGAGGCGAATTCAATGGCAAAGCCCGCACCCAATCGTCGATCGCCATCAGCACCGATGATCGCAACTGGCTGCTGTTCAACACCTCGCCGGACATCCGCGCCCAACTGGAGGCTTTTCCCGCCATCCAGCCCAAACAAGGCATACGCGATACTGGCATCACGGCCGTCCTCTTGATCGACAGCCAGATCGACCACACCACCGGCATGCTGATGCTGCGCGAAGGCAAACCGCTTAACGTGTATTGCACCGAAATGATCAGGCAGGACCTGACCACGGGCTTTCCGCTATTCAACATGCTGAAGGATTACTGCACGGTCAATCATCGTGCCATTGCCTGCGACGAAACCCCGTTCGAGATTCCCGGCATAGACGACATTCGTCTTTACGCCCATGCCCTGAAAAGCAAGGCGCCGCCCTATTCCCCGCACCGGCACGATCCGCATGACGGCGACAATATCGGCGTCATCGTCGAACAAATTTCTACTGGCAAGAAGCTGTATTATTCGCCCGGATTGGGAGAGATCGAACCGCACGTATTCAAGGCCATGCAAAACGTCGATTGCCTGATGGTGGACGGCACCTTCTGGACCGACGATGAAATGGTCGCGCAGGGCATCAGCCAAAAACGCGCCCGCGAGATCGGCCACTTGCCGCAATCCGGCCCCGGCGGCATGATAGAAGTGCTGAACAACGTACCGAATGCACGCAAGATCTTGATTCATATCAACAACACCAATCCGATTCTGGACGAAGATTCGCCCGAGCGTAAGACCCTGGAGACATACGGCATCGAAGTGGCTTACGACGGTTTGGAAATCGACTTATAAAGGTGTTTCATGACGACAGATAATCAACCTTGGAGCCGCGCAGAATTCGAAGCCAAGCTGCGCGGCATGGAAAAGTATTACCACATCAATCATCCGATGCACGTGATGATGAATGAGGGCAAACTGAACAAAGCGCAATTGCAAGGCTGGGTTGCCAACCGCTTTTATTATCAAGTGATGATTCCGATCAAGGACGCCAATATTTTGGCCAATTGCCCGGATAGAGAAACCCGCGCCAAATGGGTGCAGCGCATCCTGGATCACGACGGCCACCCCGGCGATCCGGGCGGCATCGAGGCCTGGATACGGCTCGGCATCGCGGTCGGCCTGACGCGTGAAGAAATCACTTCTTTGCAGCACGTGCTGCCCGGCGTGCGCTTCGCGGTGGATGCCTACGTGAATTTCGCCCGTCGCGCCGAATGGCACGAAGCCGCCAGTTCTTCGCTGACGGAACTTTTCGCGCCGAAAATTCATCAACAGCGCCTGGACAACTGGCCCGAAGTCTATCCGTGGGTGGAACAAGAAGGTTACATCTATTTCAAGAAACGCCTGACCGAAGCCCGCCGCGATGTCGAACACGGCCTGCAATTGACGTTGGATTGGTACAAGACCCGCGAACAACAAGAGCGCATGCTGCAAATCCTGAAATTCAAACTGGACGTGCTGTGGAGCATGGCCGATGCGATGTATCTGGCCTATGTCGCCAACATGCCGCCGTATTTCAACATCGAGCAATGACATGCAAACCGCACAACGCCTGCGCATGACGGCCGACGACTTTTTGGCATGGGAAGAAACCCAAGTAGAAAAGCATGAATTCGTCGCCGGCGAGGTGTTTGCGATGGTCGGCGCACGACGTGAACACGTTGTCGTCTCAGGCAATATCTTCGCTGGCCTGAAACAACGCCTGCGCGGCAAGCCCTGTCACGCTTATATGGCCGACTTGAAATTGCGCATTGAAGCTGTCGATGCCTTTTTTTATCCGGATGTTGTGGTGTCGTGCGATCAAAACGACAACAAGGCCGATCAATATATTTCACATCCGACGCTGATCGTCGAAGTGCTATCCGATTCGACGGCCGCCTATGATCGCGGTGGAAAATTCGTCGCCTATCGCAAACTGGAATCACTGAAGGAATATCTGATCGTCGACATAGACGCCCGCCGGGTAGAATGCTTCCGTCGCATGCATAACAACGACTGGTTGCTGCACGATTATGTCGGCGAAGTCGATTGCGAGCTAAACAGTTTGGGCTTGCGCCTGCCGCTAACGGAAATATTCGAGGACATTGGCTAACATGCAAACCGCTGAACAATTGCGCTTCAATGCCGAAGAATACCTGACCTGGGAAGAACGGCAAGCCGAAAAGCACGAATTCGTCGCCGGCGAGGTATTTGCGATGGTCGGTGCAAGGCAGGATCATGTCGTCGTATCGGGCAATATTTTCGCAGGCCTGAAACAAGGCTTGCGCGGCACGCCATGCCGGGCTTACATTTCCGACTTGAAACTGCACGTCGAAGCCGCCGATGCGTTTTTCTATCCGGACGTCATGGTGTCCTGCCATCCGGACGACCTGAAAAATCAGCACTATATTTCGCATCCAACGCTGATCGTCGAAGTGTTGTCTGACACTACGGCCGCCTATGATCGCGGCGGCAAATTTGCCGCCTACCGTAGCCTGGAGTCATTGCAAGAATATGTCATCGTTGACATAGACGCCCGCCGGGTCGAGTGCTTCCGCCGCACCGCCGATAACGATTGGCTGCTGCACGACTATCACGGCGATGCCGATTGCGAATTCCAGAGCTTGGGCATCAGTTTCAGCCTAGCGGATATGTTTGAAGACATTGAACCCGTCTAAATTTTTAGACCACAACCAGCCACGCACATGAGCATCAACCCCGATTCCAACCTACAGTTTTCGCCGCTGCATCGCCTGCAATGGGAAGAGGCCCAGCAAAAATACGTGATACTCTACCCGGAAGGCATGGTGGAGCTGAATCAAAGCTCGGCCGAGATACTGAAACTTTGCGACGGCGCCCATAACTTGCCGCAAATCGTCGCCGAACTCGAAGAAAAATTCGCGACCCAGGGCCTCGGTAACGACATCCACAACTTTCTGAACATCGCACTGCAAAATGGCTGGATCAGACAAGACTAAACCTACTCCGCCGCGCTGGCTGCTGGCGGAACTCAGTTACAAATGCCCGCTGCAATGCCCGTATTGCTCCAATCCTCTGGATTACGCCAAATATCCCGAAGAACTCGATACCGAGGACTGGAAACGGGTTTTAAGCCAAGCCCGCAAGATGGGGGCCGTACAACTAGGCTTCTCTGGCGGCGAACCATTGACCCGACAAGATTTGACAGAACTGGTGCGTTACGCCCGCGAATTGGGTTATTACTCCAACTTGATCACGTCCGGCTATGGCCTGACCGAACAGAAAATCATCGAGCTGAAACAAGCCGGCCTCGACCATATCCAGGTCAGCATCCAGGCCAGCACCCAAGAACTCAACGACCACATCGCCGGCACCGCAACCTACCAGCATAAACAGGAAGTCGCCCGTCTGGTCAAAAAGCACGGTTACCCCATGGTGCTGTGTGTGGTGATCCACCGGCAGAACATCCACCAAATGCCCCAGATTCTGGAAATGGCGGACAACCTCGGCGCCGATTATCTGGAATTGGCCAATACCCAATACTACGGCTGGGCCCACATCAATCGCGACGCACTACTACCGACCAGGGAACAATTCGAGGAAGCCGAAAGAATCGCCCAAGCCTACAAGGAAAAAGTCGCCGGCAAAATGAAGATTTATTACGTGGTACCGGACTACTACGAAGACCGGCCCAAGGCCTGCATGAATGGCTGGGGCACCACCTTCCTGACCATCGCTCCGGACGGTACCGCGCTACCCTGCCACTCCGCCCGCGAACTACCTGGCCTGGATTGCCCGAACGTCAA
Proteins encoded:
- the pqqC gene encoding pyrroloquinoline-quinone synthase PqqC, which encodes MTTDNQPWSRAEFEAKLRGMEKYYHINHPMHVMMNEGKLNKAQLQGWVANRFYYQVMIPIKDANILANCPDRETRAKWVQRILDHDGHPGDPGGIEAWIRLGIAVGLTREEITSLQHVLPGVRFAVDAYVNFARRAEWHEAASSSLTELFAPKIHQQRLDNWPEVYPWVEQEGYIYFKKRLTEARRDVEHGLQLTLDWYKTREQQERMLQILKFKLDVLWSMADAMYLAYVANMPPYFNIEQ
- a CDS encoding Uma2 family endonuclease, whose product is MQTAQRLRMTADDFLAWEETQVEKHEFVAGEVFAMVGARREHVVVSGNIFAGLKQRLRGKPCHAYMADLKLRIEAVDAFFYPDVVVSCDQNDNKADQYISHPTLIVEVLSDSTAAYDRGGKFVAYRKLESLKEYLIVDIDARRVECFRRMHNNDWLLHDYVGEVDCELNSLGLRLPLTEIFEDIG
- a CDS encoding Uma2 family endonuclease gives rise to the protein MQTAEQLRFNAEEYLTWEERQAEKHEFVAGEVFAMVGARQDHVVVSGNIFAGLKQGLRGTPCRAYISDLKLHVEAADAFFYPDVMVSCHPDDLKNQHYISHPTLIVEVLSDTTAAYDRGGKFAAYRSLESLQEYVIVDIDARRVECFRRTADNDWLLHDYHGDADCEFQSLGISFSLADMFEDIEPV
- the pqqD gene encoding pyrroloquinoline quinone biosynthesis peptide chaperone PqqD, with the protein product MSINPDSNLQFSPLHRLQWEEAQQKYVILYPEGMVELNQSSAEILKLCDGAHNLPQIVAELEEKFATQGLGNDIHNFLNIALQNGWIRQD
- the pqqE gene encoding pyrroloquinoline quinone biosynthesis protein PqqE, which gives rise to MAGSDKTKPTPPRWLLAELSYKCPLQCPYCSNPLDYAKYPEELDTEDWKRVLSQARKMGAVQLGFSGGEPLTRQDLTELVRYARELGYYSNLITSGYGLTEQKIIELKQAGLDHIQVSIQASTQELNDHIAGTATYQHKQEVARLVKKHGYPMVLCVVIHRQNIHQMPQILEMADNLGADYLELANTQYYGWAHINRDALLPTREQFEEAERIAQAYKEKVAGKMKIYYVVPDYYEDRPKACMNGWGTTFLTIAPDGTALPCHSARELPGLDCPNVKDFSIEQIWNESKTFNFFRGTDWMQEPCRSCDEKHKDFGGCRCQAFLFSGDMYSTDPVCSKSPNRHLVDQAIASARETALAGDEQPLIFRNSKNSRQLF